The nucleotide window GCTTCACTTTTCGAACCTTGACTATTTTTCTGACGTTTTTCAATTTTTTCGATTTCACCGTCTCTAATATACACTACTCTTGTTGCATATCTTACAAGCTCGATGTCATGAGTAACAATAATGATAGTCTTACCTTCACTTTTCTGCAGTCCATCAAGAAATTCCAGAATGTAGTCCCCTGTCTTGGTGTCCAGATTTCCTGTAGGCTCATCTGCAAGGATTATAGGCGGGTTTACAGCCAGGGAACGAGCTATTGCAACTCTCTGTCTCTGTCCTCCTGAAAGCTGGGAAGGAAGATTTCCTTTTTTATTTGAGAGTCCGACAATATCAAGCAAATAAGAGGCTTTTTGTCGGGCAATTTGTCGATTTTCTTCCTGGAATTCCATGGGTAAAAGCACGTTTTCTTCCGTGCTCAGAGTGGGAAGGAGGTTAAAACTCTGGAATATGAAACCAATCATCTTTCCTCGGATTATGGCAAGTTCAGACTCGTCAAGCTCTGAGATGTCTTTTGAATTCAGGGAAACCGTGCCTTTTGATGGGATATCCAGGCAGCCAAGCAGGTTCATCATCGTACTCTTCCCACTTCCGCTGGGTCCGAGAATTATCAAAAATTCCCCTTCGTAAATTTCCAGGTTTATTCCTTTAAGAGCTGCAAACTCGACCTCTCCCATCTGATAGATCTTCCAGACATCGGTCAGTTTGATAAGAGGCTCGTCTTTGTTTTGAGAGATCATTACCGCATTGGAACTGTCAGCAACACCATTTCCGGAATTTAAGTATGGATTGATTTTCAGATTCCCTTCTGAATCCTCTTCGGATGGATCAGAGAAACTCGCTGCCCCTTCAAGAAAGTTCATCATTTTTGAGGAATTCAATGCCGTTTTAAGAGAATCTATTATTCCAGTGAGTGCCATTATAAAACCTCTAAAAGTTAGTCGTTTTTGAGCTTAACCTTTTTAAGGTTGCTTGAGTTTTTCTTATAATGCATGTTTCCATCGTTTCCGTGACTTGTTTTATGATGCAGTCAAAACGTTCTTTGATAAATTTTTAAGACTACAATTATATTGTCATACCGATATTAATTGTCAAGTTTTATGGGTTATCTTCTTAGGCTATTGTATAGGTATAATCGGTCTAATCAGACCATTTATATGGTCCAACTAGACCCTGTGGTTCGATTCGTTTTTGAGGCCACAGCGAAATGCATAATGCCTCATTTCTGGAGTGCGGGTTTTTTGCTGGCTGCCCCCTTTCCTTATTACAATGGGGAACACCTGATTTTCAAGCGATAGGCTTGAAGTTCCTAGTGGCGAGGTTATGTTGGATGTTCCTTTTCAGTTTCCTTTTCCATTGTAATTTACCAAATTGAGCAACTCTTATACGGGGTTGAACACCTGTCTGAGATGGGTGTCTGAGATGGGACTGAACACCTATCTAAGATAGAGCATTTTGTCTTCTAGCCTCTCAACAGGATTAGAGGCAGCCGATTCCTTCATTGGCGTTTAATAATATAAGCATACTTAGCTAAAAATAAGAAAAATCTAGAGAATTAATTTATCAATGAAGCTTTTCTAGAATATATTTACTAAATTTAATCTTTAATTACTCTATAAAAGGCGAATAAAGTCTCAATAAAGTATTATTTTACTGAAATTTTATTCAAAAGGAGCTTCAGGCTTAACATAAGAGCTGTCTCTCTCATCTGATAAATATTCCGAATGGCTGCTCCAAAAACAAAGATGCTCCTGCAATTAGAATTTCAAGATGCCTGTCTAGTGTTAAGTCAGGTCTCAATTGCCGGATAAAGATATAGGAGACACAAGTCAGGCCAACTTTGGAAAACAAGCAATGTCACTTTTTAAAAACATAAAAAAGTTTTTAACGGTTATGGTTTTCAAAATTCACGCCATAACCTTTTTTCCTTGTTAGCAGAAAGTCGCTGTTATTCCATTAAGGCAGGAAATAAGAACAAGAAGTCGTCCCTCCCGTTCCTGTTTATTTCTCTCTTTTCTGTTATTCCTTCCTTTTCTGTTTGTTCCTCTCTTTTCTGTTATTCCTTCCTTTTCTGTTTGTTCCTCTCTTTTCTGTTATTCCTTCCTTTTCTGTTTGTTCCTCTCTTTTCTGTTATTCCTTCCTTTTCATTTTATTCGTACCTTAATGCATCCACAGGCTTTAGTTTTGAGGCCCTGTACGCTGGTACTACTCCGGAGACCACACCTATCAAAACTGCAAGAGAAAGACCTTCAAGCATCAAAGAAAAGCTTACTCCACCACCTCCTCCAGCCATATCGCCTCCTACCATCATTTGAAGACCAGATGAAACAAAGGATCCCAGAATAATTCCGAGGATACCACCAACAAGACCCACCATTGCAGAATTGAAAAGGAAAATCATAAGGATATCCCGATTTTTCGCTCCAATGGCTTTCATAGTTCCTATTTCCTTTGTCTTTTCAAGGACCGAGGTAAACATGGTATTTGCAATCCCGACAGCTCCTACAAGCAGAGATACAGCTGCGATAGCTCCAAGGAAGAGAGTCATTGAACTCATCATTTCAGTAACCGAATCCGCCAACGATTTTGACGCTGTTACGGAAAAGTCTCTATCATCTTCCTTATTAATGTGCCTTGAGACCATAAGCTTTTTTTCGACTTCTGTAGTCAATTCCTCTACCTGATCTTCACTCTTGGCTTTTACAGATATGCTATCATAAACATCTCTTTTCGCATCCGTAACAAGGTCCACTGCTCCATCTATTGGCATGTAGATCCTTGAGTCGCCCCCCATGCCTTCTTCTTCCAGGATTCCAACAACGCGCACTGCTTTGCCGTTTACGGTTATTACCTGGTTAACCCCGATATTCTGGTCATAAATTTCGCTGGCAACACTACTTCCTATGACTGCAACATTCTTATCAGCTGGTTCAAGTAATCTTCCTGATTGCGTTTTCAGGGTAGTCATATATCTCCAGACTTGAGGATCAACACCTGTGATTGGAAGGGTCGCGTTTTGTCCTACATATTTGACTTCTTCTCTGCCTGAAATTTCTCCTTCAATATATTGTATACTATCCAGGCCTCGAAGCGCGTTAATATCATCTTTCGTTAATTCTGCATCTGTTGATACACCCCCCCCCATACCAGGGCCACGCATGTTGGATGATGCCTTAGTATACCCTGGGCTTATTGTTATCGTTGTCAGATCCAGATCGGATAGCTTACTCTGTACGTTTGCCTGCATAGCATCTCCCAGAGAGATGATTCCAACTACAGATCCCACTCCTATAACTATCCCGATAATGGTCAGCCAGCTTCGCAGTTTACTATGCAAAAGCATGTTTAGACCCATTTTCAGATAGGTCGAGTTTCTCATCTTGCATCCTTCCGTTATTTTTTCTTAAGTCTTTTTATCGCACCTTACTTGGCTGCTGAGAACCAACCGTTGACCCGCAACCGTTGCGCCGGTTGATCACGCCGTCGCGATGTTTTAGATTTAGCAGTGATTTTCGCTCAAGCCTTTTTTGAAAAGGCTTGTGATCACGCCTATAGGGTTTGGGGCTAAGTTTTTTCAAATTCAAACGTTACTGAGGTTTTCACTCAAGCCTTTTTTAAAAAGGCTTGTGATCACGCCTATAGGGATTGGGGCTAAGGCTCTCAAATCCAAATGTTAACTCGTCGTTTTCGCTCAAGCCTTTTATTAAAAGGCTTGCGGGCAAGCAGTTTTTTAAAAAGGCTTATTTTTCATCCTACGTCTTCTGTTTGTTAGTGATGTTATTTTTTATGATGCTGCCTTGTTCGGACCTTTGGGTTTTCAGGCTTTGTTCTCGGATTACTTATTTTTTCTTTTCTGCAGTTTTTCCTGGATTTTCTTTCTGTATACGAATAACCCTCCTGCAAGTGCTAGTATCACAATATAGGATAGGTGTGCCCCAAATCCATTACTCTTGTTGCCTGACCCTCTTGATCCCTGTGCGGTCATATTTTCTGATGTTGTAGTTTCGAGATTAACTTCTTTAGTAACGGTTTCCCTTTCCCCTTTTGCATCCGTGTACTCAATCTGGACCTTCAGTGGATCGGAGGAACCTATAGAATTTGAGCTTGCGTCGTTATCACCAGCTTGCGAAGAATCTGGAGGAGTTCCCGGGCCATCTCCGGTTGTGTTTCCTCCTGCACCACCCTGTGAATTTGAAACATCAAACGAAGCAATTGTGTAATCTCCTTTCTCCAGATTTCCTACAATTGTTGACGAACTTCCTGAGATTTTGTACCCATCTTGATCTGGAATGGATACTTTTACGGCATATGCTATGTTATTGCCTACATTTGCAACTGAAAAGGAAGTCTCTCCAGCACTACTTTCCGAAAATGAAACATCGAAATCCGTTGTTCCTCCTACAAAAAGTCCTGCTGTAGTCTGAATATTTTTCGAATTGGAGTCCGAGTTTTCATACGAGAGGTTAACATTCAAGGTATAAAGTCCTGGAGTAGCGCTTACATCTGCCATTACGGTATAGTCGACTTTTACGGATTGACCCGCTTCCAGATACTTAATATGTTTTGTGTTGTCGGAGTATACAGGTAAAACCACTCCTTTCGGATCATTCCATGAGAAAACCAGGTTTTTCAGCGGGGAAGTTCCCGTGTTTGTCACAATAAATTCAAGAGGTTCTTCCTTTGCGATATCAATATCAGCCTTACTTACGGTTACAACCTGAGCATATTCTTTACCTTGAACCTCTAACTGAATTGTTTTTGTTGTTGTGTAAGTCCTTTCTGAAGATCTGGACCCACTCTTATAAGTGGTGACAATATCAAGATCATAAGTGCCTTCCGACGCGTTGGCATCGGTCATGAGTTTGAATTTCAGGACTCCAGCATCATCATCATCCTGTCTCGCATTTAGATAAGAGATGCTCTTTTCAAGGTCTTCTCCGGAAAGTTTACTGAAAGGATATTCCGGATTGAGTGCAACCTTTATGTCTTTGAGGTCATTGTTCCCTATATTCTGCACACTGAGAGTAAGTTCAACAGGTTCTCCAGGTCGCGCAGCGTCAGGGCTTTGATTAGTTACACTTACCTGTACAGCTGCAGAATTTATATTTCCGTTTGATGCACTAAGTGTTGTTCCGGATCTAACCGTATTCGATTTTTGATTAGTTACGTTTTCCTGCACAGATGAAGAACTTATATTCCCATTTGATGCGTTAAGTGATGTGTCAGCTCCCAGGTATATACCAGAGCTTTGGTTAGTTAAATTTGTCTGCATAGACGAGGAATTTGTATCAACATTTGCTGCGCCGAGTGCTGTTCCGACTCCAAGGCATATAAATGCAGAAGAGAACAACAGCATTAATGTTATCAAAGAGAGCTTTTTCATTTTAATTCCTCATGTTCATTTTTCTGACATTCATTTTTCTGACATTTTTCAATTTTTTCGATTTCACCATCTCTAATATACACTACTCTTGTTGCATATCTTACAAGCTCGATGTCATGAGTAACAATGATGATAGTCTTGCCTTCTCTTGCATGCAGCTCGTCCAGAAAATCCAGAATGTAGTCCCCTGTCTTGGTGTCCAGATTTCCTGTAGGCTCATCTGCAAGGATTATAGGCGGGTTTACAGCTAGGGAACGAGCTATTGCAACTCTCTGCCTCTGGCCTCCTGAAAGCTGGGAAGGAAGATTTCCTTTTTTATTTGAGAGTCCGACAATATCAAGCAAATAAGAGGCTTTTTGTCGGGCTATTTGTCGATTTTCTTCCTGGAATTCCATAGGTAAAAGCACGTTTTCTTCCGTGCTCAGAGTGGGAAGGAGGTTGAAACTCTGGAATATGAAACCAATCATTTTTCCTCGGATTATGGCAAGTTCAGATTCGTCAAGCTCTGAGATGTCTTTTGAGTTCAGGGAAACAGTGCCTTTTGATGGTATATCCAGGCAGCCCAGCAGGTTCATCATTGTACTCTTCCCACTTCCGCTAGGCCCGAGAATAATCAGAAATTCCCCTTCGTAAATTTCCAGGTTTATTCCTTTCAGGGCTGCAAACTCGACCTCCCCCATCTGATAGATTTTCCAGACATCGGTCAGTTTGATAAGAGGCTCGTCTTTATTTTTTGATATCTTTATACCATTAGAGCTTTCAGCAGAATTATTTCCGGAATTATTTCCAGAATTAAGATATGGGTTATTTTTCAGATTCTCCTCCAAAGTATTTCCCTCGGAATCATTTTGAGATTCATCATAGAAACTCGCCTTTTTTTCGAGTGAGTCTATAAATTTCGAGGGGCTAAGCTTTGTTTTAAAAGAATCTAGTATTTCACTAAGTGTCATACTTACCCTCTAAAAGCTTAGTCATGTCTGAGATAAGCTTTTTTAATGAACATAAATCCAATTATATTTTTATGCATATTATATTGCTTTCGTTAACAGTCTTGTGGTATGGTCTGAACATCTTTTATGAGATATTAGATGGAAGATATTTGATCTGCAGTTTCAGACCCTGTGGCTGTTTTTAAAGACTCTTTATATTCTTTGAAAATTTTATAGACCCTGAGAAGCAGGAACCCGGAAAGCAGAAACGCCAGAAAGTCCGATACCGGAAAAGCCGCCCAAACTCCGTTGAGTTGATAGAACCTGGGAAGGAGGGTAACAAGAGGGATAAGGAAAAGAAGCTGCCGGCTAATTGAAAGAAGGAAGGCTGGCCTGGCTTTTCCTAAGGCCTGGAACAGGATTGATGTGATAACGTTCATACCTACCAGAGGCATCCCCAGAAGCATTATCGTTATAGCATTTTCTCCAATCTCCAGATACTGCGGATCTGCACTGAATAATCCGAGAATTTGTTCTTTGAAAAGTAAAATGATCAGCAGGCCAAGGATCCCAATAGCCGTTGTTGCTGCAAGCGATAATTTCACAGCCTCTGCTATTCTGCCATATTTTTTTGCTCCGTAATTAAACCCGACAATCGGCTGCAAGCCAAAGCCCATACCCAGGAGGGACATGAAAATGAAAGAGTTAACCTTTATTATTACACCAAAAACGGCAATTGCGCCATCTCCTCCATAAGTTGCAAGTGCATTAAACACGAAAATCATCATGAAACTGCTAGAGCACTGCATTACAAAAGACCCAATGCCTATGGCCACAATTTCCTTAACAATTTCCAAATCGGGTTTCAAGGTTTCTGACCTGAAACGAACAGCTCCTTTTCCTTTGAGGTAGTACAACAGGAGCCAGACCGAAGCTATGGCCTGTGATATTACAGTTGCAATTGCAGCTCCTTTTACACCCATTCCGAAACCAAACATAAAAAACGGGTCAAGGAAGATATTAAGGCCGCCTCCTACAAGCATGGCATTCATTGCAAGGCGAGCATTTCCTTCAGATCGGACAATATTTTGGACAGCCACCCCAAAGACAAAGACAGTCCCTCCCAGTATTATATATTTAAGGTAATCTATGGCATAGGGCAGGACTCCAGCAGTTGCTCCGAAAACCTTCAAAATCGGATTAAGATACAAAAGGCAGGGAATGGCTATAAGTACGCTTAATATCAAACTTAGGGAAAAAACATTTCCAAGTGTTCTTTCGGCTTTTTCATTTTCTCGAGCTCCAAGGGCACGTGAAATTATGGAAGAACCTCCTGTTCCGAGCATAATTCCAAAAGCCATCACCATCATCTGGATCGGAAAAGCTATTGAAAGTCCGCCTATAGCCTGGACGTCATCTGCTCCGTAGACCATTCCCACGAAAAAGGTATCCACTACGTTATAAATAGCCTGAACCAGCATTCCGATAACAATAGGAGTTGAAAGCTTAAACAGGAGCTTCCTTATGTTCTCTGTACCAAGAAAAGCACTTTTTTCATCCATATTTTAATCTCCATCGTCTTTACCTTGATCGTTTTTTACCTCAATCGTCTGACCTATCCGATGGAGGCTCAAACCCAGGCTCAAAAAGTTTAATCACAGCTTTATGAATTAGAAGCCTGAAAATTTCTTTTTCTTCAAAGGTAAAACCCGAAAAGAGAATATCTGTAAAAGCAGTCAACTTCTTAAAGATTATATCTCTCATTTCCTTTCCTTTATCAGTCAGGTAAACCCTGTAAGCTCGAAGGTCGGTTTCGTCTCTTTCCCTGTAAACATAACCTTCTTCTTCCAGACTCTGAATTGCTCTGGCACTTGTTGCTTTGCTAACCTTCAGTTCCTTTGCAAGAGTTTCCTGGGATACTCCGTCTTTGTAGTATAATAATAGTAAAAACTCAAACTGTCCGCTTCCGACCCTGTAAGCTTCAAGTTCCTTTACCATGTACGCCAGATGGCTCCTGTAGATGTAGGCAATAGGGCCTAATATTTCTCTTGGGTCTGTTTCTCTTAAGTTTCCTTTTCTTTGGTCTTCCATAATTTTATCCTTCACATTTTATGAGCTGGACGGCTTGTTTTTTAAATAAACTATTATAAAAATCGTTACAAATGGAACTGGTCCGACCTCTATAGGCTTGTGATGTATATAATAGTTCCGAATGAAACTAAACTTAAATGCAAAATAACTGACCAATGCTTCGATTCCAAAATTAGTTTCTTATTTTTTGGAAAAAATCCATGATCTTCGGGTCTATTAAAAAAGTCAAGTTTAAGAACCTACTTCAGAATTGCAGTATTAGTTTCGTAGGAATTCGTGCTTTCGAACCGCACCCCTCGAACTAAGTTTCTTAATATATTAACTTTAAATTCAATACTTCTTTACAGAAAAAATTTATATTAAAGTTTATAATAAGTTAATAAAGGCTATTCATTTGCAATCTCGAGATGCAAGGATTGCCAATAAGGTCAAAGGCTCTAGGTTGAGGCCTGATTTCGTAGGAGTTCCTGGGTTCAAATTTGATTCCTTGTATAATTAGGGCTTAATCCGGTCTTTTATTTTGTTTCCGGCAGTGAGGGACATATTGAGAATAAGAGAGCAGCGCATTGGTGAGTTGCTATCGTGAATTTATATATCTTCATAATATCAGACAATCTCACTGGTTCGATTGTCGCCCTATAATGACAACTCCACTTCGATGAATTTAGGTTTGTAATGAATTTGCCCATATCCAATACATTGTGGAAATGTTAACCCTGATTCAGTTTGCCTTCCCAAACAACATATTCCAAAAATCTGGAAGTTTTAAAATGCCCAGCCAACTAGCCTCTTTCAAAAGCTCAAAAGGTGAAGCCGAGTATATATTGGATTATGATGCTGTCCTGAAACTTTGGCCGGTACCTTTTGAAGAGAATGACATAATAACCCATTTCGGAACTACCCATGTCATTGCGAGCGGATCGAAAGAATCTCCGTCATTGATTTTGCTGCATGCTACTGGCACAAGTTCCACGATGTGGTTCCCAAACATCGGCGCTTTAAGCAGCACCTTTCGTGTTTATGCTATCGATATCATTGGTGAACCGGGAAAAAGCCATCAGTCCACTTTACTCCGAAATAGAGAGGATTGTGCTAATTGGCTGGGTGATGTAATGCAGGGACTAGGTTTAGAGAGAACGAATATTATTGGATTATCTTATGGAGGGTGGCATACGCTCAACTTTTCTTTATTTTTCCCGGATAGAATTAACAAAATTGTTGCTCTTGCGCCTGGAGCTTCAATTCTACCATTCAGCTGGCCTGTGCTTTTGTTGCTCCGTTCGCTCCCCTATTTACCCATCAAACCTAACCCGTTCAGGAGTTTCTTTAACAAGGGTTTTCACCCAAATAAATTGTTTGCCAGGCAATTCGCAAGTGGTGTAAAACATTATCGCTACCCTACCCCTAATGAAAGCATTTTCACCAACGTGTTCAGTGAGGTTGAGCTAAGAGGAATCAATGTTCCAACACTTTTTATTGTCGGCGAAAATGAGGTTATTTATGATCCTCTCGCTGCTATCGAGAAGGTCAATCAATTGATACCAAATGTAGAAACAAAACTGGTCCCGAATGCAAGTCATTTTGTCTCTATGGAACAGCCTGCTCTGGTAAATAATCATATTTTAAAATTTCTGGGATAACAAGACCTTTTATT belongs to Methanosarcina barkeri 3 and includes:
- a CDS encoding ABC transporter permease codes for the protein MRNSTYLKMGLNMLLHSKLRSWLTIIGIVIGVGSVVGIISLGDAMQANVQSKLSDLDLTTITISPGYTKASSNMRGPGMGGGVSTDAELTKDDINALRGLDSIQYIEGEISGREEVKYVGQNATLPITGVDPQVWRYMTTLKTQSGRLLEPADKNVAVIGSSVASEIYDQNIGVNQVITVNGKAVRVVGILEEEGMGGDSRIYMPIDGAVDLVTDAKRDVYDSISVKAKSEDQVEELTTEVEKKLMVSRHINKEDDRDFSVTASKSLADSVTEMMSSMTLFLGAIAAVSLLVGAVGIANTMFTSVLEKTKEIGTMKAIGAKNRDILMIFLFNSAMVGLVGGILGIILGSFVSSGLQMMVGGDMAGGGGGVSFSLMLEGLSLAVLIGVVSGVVPAYRASKLKPVDALRYE
- a CDS encoding COG1361 S-layer family protein produces the protein MKKLSLITLMLLFSSAFICLGVGTALGAANVDTNSSSMQTNLTNQSSGIYLGADTSLNASNGNISSSSVQENVTNQKSNTVRSGTTLSASNGNINSAAVQVSVTNQSPDAARPGEPVELTLSVQNIGNNDLKDIKVALNPEYPFSKLSGEDLEKSISYLNARQDDDDAGVLKFKLMTDANASEGTYDLDIVTTYKSGSRSSERTYTTTKTIQLEVQGKEYAQVVTVSKADIDIAKEEPLEFIVTNTGTSPLKNLVFSWNDPKGVVLPVYSDNTKHIKYLEAGQSVKVDYTVMADVSATPGLYTLNVNLSYENSDSNSKNIQTTAGLFVGGTTDFDVSFSESSAGETSFSVANVGNNIAYAVKVSIPDQDGYKISGSSSTIVGNLEKGDYTIASFDVSNSQGGAGGNTTGDGPGTPPDSSQAGDNDASSNSIGSSDPLKVQIEYTDAKGERETVTKEVNLETTTSENMTAQGSRGSGNKSNGFGAHLSYIVILALAGGLFVYRKKIQEKLQKRKNK
- a CDS encoding ABC transporter ATP-binding protein, encoding MTLSEILDSFKTKLSPSKFIDSLEKKASFYDESQNDSEGNTLEENLKNNPYLNSGNNSGNNSAESSNGIKISKNKDEPLIKLTDVWKIYQMGEVEFAALKGINLEIYEGEFLIILGPSGSGKSTMMNLLGCLDIPSKGTVSLNSKDISELDESELAIIRGKMIGFIFQSFNLLPTLSTEENVLLPMEFQEENRQIARQKASYLLDIVGLSNKKGNLPSQLSGGQRQRVAIARSLAVNPPIILADEPTGNLDTKTGDYILDFLDELHAREGKTIIIVTHDIELVRYATRVVYIRDGEIEKIEKCQKNECQKNEHEELK
- a CDS encoding MATE family efflux transporter — its product is MDEKSAFLGTENIRKLLFKLSTPIVIGMLVQAIYNVVDTFFVGMVYGADDVQAIGGLSIAFPIQMMVMAFGIMLGTGGSSIISRALGARENEKAERTLGNVFSLSLILSVLIAIPCLLYLNPILKVFGATAGVLPYAIDYLKYIILGGTVFVFGVAVQNIVRSEGNARLAMNAMLVGGGLNIFLDPFFMFGFGMGVKGAAIATVISQAIASVWLLLYYLKGKGAVRFRSETLKPDLEIVKEIVAIGIGSFVMQCSSSFMMIFVFNALATYGGDGAIAVFGVIIKVNSFIFMSLLGMGFGLQPIVGFNYGAKKYGRIAEAVKLSLAATTAIGILGLLIILLFKEQILGLFSADPQYLEIGENAITIMLLGMPLVGMNVITSILFQALGKARPAFLLSISRQLLFLIPLVTLLPRFYQLNGVWAAFPVSDFLAFLLSGFLLLRVYKIFKEYKESLKTATGSETADQISSI
- a CDS encoding MarR family winged helix-turn-helix transcriptional regulator; amino-acid sequence: MEDQRKGNLRETDPREILGPIAYIYRSHLAYMVKELEAYRVGSGQFEFLLLLYYKDGVSQETLAKELKVSKATSARAIQSLEEEGYVYRERDETDLRAYRVYLTDKGKEMRDIIFKKLTAFTDILFSGFTFEEKEIFRLLIHKAVIKLFEPGFEPPSDRSDD
- a CDS encoding alpha/beta fold hydrolase codes for the protein MPSQLASFKSSKGEAEYILDYDAVLKLWPVPFEENDIITHFGTTHVIASGSKESPSLILLHATGTSSTMWFPNIGALSSTFRVYAIDIIGEPGKSHQSTLLRNREDCANWLGDVMQGLGLERTNIIGLSYGGWHTLNFSLFFPDRINKIVALAPGASILPFSWPVLLLLRSLPYLPIKPNPFRSFFNKGFHPNKLFARQFASGVKHYRYPTPNESIFTNVFSEVELRGINVPTLFIVGENEVIYDPLAAIEKVNQLIPNVETKLVPNASHFVSMEQPALVNNHILKFLG